AACCAGTCCTGCAGATACGTGTAGCCCGATCCGACGAACGTCATGCCGGGGTGCGATCGTTTTAGATCAGCGGTGGCTCGCAATTGTCGCGCGACGCCCACCAACGGGTCTTCGGGCGGCAAGTACCCGTCGCTGGGCGGAAAATACGCCGGCCGCTGAATATGCGGCGTCGAGTAGGGGCTGCCCGCTGTGGTGCAGACCATCTTCACGCCGATGGATTCCAACAGCGTCAAAAACTTCGACGGTTCATCCAGGTCGATTCCCATCCCGCTGGGATCGGCGCCCCACACCAATCGCGGATCGGCGCCCGGCACTGGTTCGCCGATGCGATCTTCGCCTGGGTGATGAGGCATGAAATCATAGATGCTCAGCCGCACGCCGATCTTTAACGACGGAGCCTCAGCGTTGATTCCAGCAACAATTTCTCGTACGAAACGAGTTCGGTTTTCGAAACTACCGCCAAAGTCACCATCGCGATCCACGCCGCTTAGCAATTCGTGGCCGAGGTACCCGTGACAGTGCTTGACGTCGACGAACTTGAAACCAGCCCTTTCGGCCCGGACGGCGGCAGCGATGAAGTCATCGATCAGCCGACGCAAATCGTCATCCGACATGATCGCCGAATCGTCGGTGACGTTTCCGCGAGGATCTAGCGCGGGGTTTCGCTGGACCGTCCTTGGTTCTGACTTCGTTTTCTCGTTCGGTTTCGCCCAGCGTCCCGAATGCGTCAACTGCAAACCGACGTACAGGTCATCGGTACGCCCAAACCGTTCTTGGTGAGCATTTTCAAGTTCATGTCGCAACCCTTCGATCGACGACAGATTTGATTCCGTCATCAACAACTGATTCGGATTCGCTCGACCATCATGCCGGACCGAAACCGCTTCGCCGCCCCACATCCACTTGGCGCCACTGATGCCAAAGTTGCGCCAACGCCGCCGCGTCAAATCGGTCGGCTTTCCATCGGTTGTGCCGTCCCAACCTTCCATCGGCAAGATGCAAAAACGATTGCCGACGGTGACGCCATCAACATCAAGCGACTGACCCAACGGCGAATCGGCACCGGATTCAACCTCGGCGTCCGATGGAAAATCGGCCCCCAGTTCTTTCAGGTGATCAGTAAACTGCTGGTGCGACTTAAAACTTGCAACGCGTGGATAAGCACTCACGATGATACTCCGGTGAAACGACCTGTCATTCGACCAAGGTCTTGTGCGATTTCTTTTAATATTTCCAAATCTGAATCGGGGCGAGTTGGCGACTTGGGGTGAGTCAGGTTGGTCGCAATTTGCCCGCGTAAATGCAAGAACATCGCTGCCGAGTGCTTGTACGCGGACGTTGGGTTGCGAAAGGCAAAAGTGCCGAGATACTGAAGCAAATCGTTCAGTTCATAGAAACGATCGTCGCCGTTTTCCCAGTACGAATCACGAAGCGCAAACGCATCCGGTGCAAACGTACTAAGCCCCAGCAAGTAATCGCTGCCGTACATCACCATGTCGACCGCCAGATCGTTGCCCGTGTAAACTTTGAAATCCGGACGCACGCGATCTCGCAGTTCCAATCGCTGCCACTCCTCGGCTCGCCGAAGCGATGAGTGCTTCGCGCCAGTCGCGGCAGGGATTTGCATCAACTGCTCGTACACCTCGATCGAATAGATCCGGCCGAACGGCGCAAACATCGTTCCTAACTCAAAGAATAAAAACTCATCGCAGCCGCTGCCCATCGTGCGGTAGGCTTCGACCAAATCCGGCTCGGCCAATTCGACCAAACCATACGATTGGAACAGGATCGGTGTGCCGCCAAAATCAACGACCTGCTGGATTCCAGTCTGATAAGCAGCCAAGTCGAACGCCGCGCCTTCTTGGCTCGGAACGAAGACTCCGCCGACGTAACGTTTGCCACTGCAAATCGACTGAGTTCTTCGCAAGACTTCTTCGCGAGTTGATTCGTCAATCAGGTTGGCGTAACCAGTGTCCATGTTGACCGCCGGTGCAAGTCCAGCATTGAGCGTCCGCTCGACGTGCAAGTCGAAACCGGCCCAGTCCACATCACCAGCGGACGTGAAGGGAAGTAAGATCGCAGAGATCCCGGTGATCTTGCGGCGAGGCTTCAGCAGCGAAATCGGATTCATCAGGTACGTTCAACAGGCCCAGTGGAATTGACGGTTCCCGCGCACGCGACGTACGGGGGCTGACATATATACTCGACACCCAACCCCCAATCTTGGACAATTGGGTTTTCGAAAATTTGCAAATCGGGCAATCGCATGGTTTCCGTCCCTGACAACCTGAACGACCACGCCGTCACCGAACGCATGCCGCCGTGGGGCGTGCTGATCATCGAAAGCCACCACAGCCCCGGTTTTTCGATGGACTGGCGAACTCATTCGTTCGTCAAGATCGTCTACGTGCTTCGCGGATCAGGCACGTTTCATCTCGGTAATCATGACCAAAAATTCGAAACCGGCGATATCGTTGTGGTCGCACCAGGCATTCGAAACCGTATCGTCGACACTCCGGGCGCCGCATCAAGCCTGTACGTTGCCTGTGTGGCCGACAGCCACTTTCGATTCGACCCAACGATCGTCGATCGAATCGGCACTCGCGTGATCCATGGCGACGGAGCCTTTGCAAGTCGGGTAGCCAGCGTGATGCGGCGATTGGTTCACGCCCAAGAAACCGCCTCGCGTGATCGGCCGATTGCGATGGTCACCGAAGCGATCAAGCTGATTCAATTGACGCTCAATCACCCGAACTCGGGCCGCCGTCAACAACGCACACCGGGTGCCTTGCTAGGCGACGTGCAGGGCTATATCAACGCGTTGCCAACACACTTCTTTGACGAAACCACCATCGACGAAGTCGCGTCGTCGCTGAACATGTCACGCCGATCGTTCACCGAAGCGTTTCATAAGTTGACCGGCGAAACTTGGCTGACTTACGTTCGACGACTTGCGATCGACCATGCCCGACGACGATTGACGGAATCGGATCTGCCGATCGTTTCGATCGCATTTGAATGCGGCTTCAACGATCTGTCGACGTTCTATCGGCAATTCAAAAACCAATGCGGCATCAGCCCCGCAAAATACCGCGCACAGCATTAAGAACGGGGAAGAAAACAGAGATGCCGGGACGGCATCTACATCAAGCATTTGTTTAGAAATAACTCCGGCATTCACAGTCACAAAATCACTGTTCCGCGGGGCGGGAGAGTGAAGTATCGAACTGATTTCCGTTCGATCCAAAGGCGTTTGATCGCATAGCCCAGGGTCGCACTCGAAGCGCCGGCACACGCTGGGTCCCCATATTACCCGCGGCCTCGCGGTCCCAACCGACCGAACATTCGGTCTAGCTCGTCACGACTAAAGAACAACGCCGTCGGCCGGCCGTGCGGACAGTGATGCGTGTCGTGATAGAGATCCTTTTGCTCGAGCAAGCTAACGATCTCTTCCGGCGCCAGCGGATCGCCCGCTTTGACGGCCGCCTTGCAAGCGATCGTCGAAAGCAAACGGTTCAGCAGATCTTTCGGATCGGGTTGCTTGCCGGCCGAAACCAACGCATCTAAAACCGTTCGCAACATATCGGCCGGCGATCCATGCTTTAGCATCGCAGGATAAGACTGGATCACGATCGTCTCGCCGCCAAAGTCATCGATTTCTAGACCAATTTTGCCGAGCGTTTCCTTCGCATCCAGCGCCGCAGTCCGCTCGGCCGGCGTCAACGAAACGGGTTCCGGCACCAACAACCGCTGCGACTCCAACGACTTGCCTTCGCCCAGCACTTTCTCGCAAACTCGTTCGTACAGCACTCTTTCATGAAGCGCGTGCTGATCGATCACGACCATTCCCGATTCATCCTGAGTGACCAAGTAGCGATTGTGCACTTGGAATCCGAGATAGCAAACCGACGGCGAGATTCCGTCGCCGGTCTCCGCCCCGTTCGTTGCCAGCCCGTTCGTTGCCAGCCCGCCACTGTCTTTCGATTCCACTTCCCAAGGAGCAACATCACTAACCGGCGAGGAACTTGCGCCGCCTGGATAAGGCTGGAACGCGGGCGTTCCGATCGACGGCATCGTTTGAGTGGTCGCGATTGGTTTCTGCACGCCTGTTCGCGCCCAATCAATCACGGACTGCCGCTGCAATTGTGCAGATTGCTCGGGTGAACCGGGCGGAACGGGAACGGCCGCGGGAAGGTCATCGGTTTCTTGTGATGAACCAGGACCGACGCGATGAGTCATGTCGGTGCGAAGGAACTGATGCCGCAGTGTTTGCAGCAATCGTGCATACACTTTGCCGCCATCGGTGAACCGCACCTCCAACTTCGTTGGGTGAACGTTCACGTCGATCATTTCGGGCGGCATGTCCATCCGCAAAAAACAAACCGGGAACCGCCCAACCATCAAAAGTCCGCGGTACGCTTCGCCGAGTGCGTGCTGCAGCGAACGATCGCGAATATGCCGGCCGTTCAAAAACAGATACTGCATCCGATTGTTGCCGCGACTGACCGACGGATCGCAGACATAACCGCTGATCCGAACGTTGTCGGAATCGTCGCGAATCGGAATCAGCACGCTTGCGACCTCGTCACCAAAAAACGCACCAATCCGATCCGACCATCGAGTCGAAACGGGCAAGTCGTAAACGATCTTGTCGTTGTTGATCAGCACAAAGTGGACTTGCGGATTGGCAAGCGCCAAACGCGTGAACGCTTCGACGATATGGCCACGTTCGGTACCTGCGGTTTTCAAGAACCGATGCCGAACCGGCGTGTTAAAAAACAGATTCTTGATTTCGATCACCGTCCCGACCGGACAACCGCACGGCGCGGGCGCCTCGATGACTCCGCCACGGACCTGGACTTCGCTGCCGCAGTTATCGCCTTCGGTGCGACTGCGGATCGTCATGTGCGAAACACTGCCGATCGACGCCAATGCTTCCCCGCGGAACCCAAGCGTGCGAACGCTGAACAGCGAATCGTCATCGGGCAGCTTGCTGGTGGCGTGCGAAGCAATCGCTAGCGGTAATTGCTCGGCTGTCATTCCACAGCCATCGTCGCTGATGCGGATCAGTTCGGTGCCGCCGCCAGCGATCGTGACTTCGATGCGATGAGAACCTGCATCAATGCTGTTCTCGACCAACTCTTTCACCACCGACGCCGGACGCTCGATCACTTCGCCCGCAGCGATCTGGTTGATCAAATTAGGGGGCAGTTGTCGGATCGTCGGCAGTTCGCGAGTGGTCGTATTCATGGGGATCGAATGTACCGCCAAATGAATCGATCACAACCACAAATCACCCGGTGCAAGCCGAGCCAGCACGTACTCCGCCAACGATATGGCGGAGTTTTTTCGATTCACCTGGCGACCACCCGGTCGGCTTACTCGCCGAACCCGATGGGCAACATCATTCGCTGGTTGCCACGACGGACGATCAGTCGCAAGATTTGGCGCGATCGTTCGGCTCGCGCAAAGATTGTCGCCAACTGGTCCACCGACGTCAGTTCAGCACCGGCAGCCGACTCGATCACGTCGCCGACTTCTAGTTCTGCTTGCGCCGCGATGCCAGCATCACGCACACTGCTGACGATCAGCCCGCTGCGAAGCCCCTGGTATCCGTACTGTTGAGCCGATTCCGGCGTCACGGGCACCAGTTCGGCACCAATCTGCTCGTAGAAGCCGCTGAACATCGCCATCGCCGCATCGGTCCGCTCGCCCAACTGGACTTGAACGGTCACGGCTTCGCCGTTGCGATCGACTTCCATACTGACGGTCGTTCCCGGCACGCGGCTGGCCACATAGTTGCGAAGCTGAGTCCCGCCGGTGACTTTGCGGCCGTCCAACTTGACCACCACGTCGCCCGGCTGCAGGCCAGCCTTCGCCGCTGGCTGGTTTTCCAGCACCGTACCGATCAGACCACCGGATCGGACTTTCAAGTCATACGAGTTGACGCTGTCGGGAGTCACGTCAACGACTTGGGCCCCCAAAAATCCGCGGTGCACTTCGCCAGTCTCGATAATCTGTTCCAAGACCGGTTGGGCCAATGACACAGGGATAGCAAAACCGATACCCGCACTGCCGCCCGAACGCGACAAGATCGCTGTGTTGATGCCAACCAATTCGCCACGCAAGTTGACCAGCGGGCCACCCGAATTGCCAGGGTTGATGGCCGCGTCGGTTTGCAAAAAGTCTTCGAAGCCGTCGCCATCGGCGATGATCCGCTGAACACGGTTCTTTCCGCTGATGATCCCGGCGGTCACGGTTTGATCGAGCCCAAAGGGGCTGCCGATCGCCAACACCCAATCACCGACGCGGATCTCATCACTGCTGCCCAGCATTGCGGGTCGCAGTCCGGTCAAGTTGACCTTCACAACCGCCAAATCGGTCTGAGGATCCGTGCCCACGACCGACCCGACTTCGATGCGGCCGTCGGAAAATTCAACCGACAATTCGTCAGCACCTTCGATGACATGATTGTTCGTCAAAATGTAGCCATCCGCGCGAACGATCACGCCGCTGCCCATCCCGCTAGATTCACGTTCTTGGATTTGCGGCTGGGCCTGGCCGCCAAAGAAGTCTTCGAAGCCGCGCGGCACGCGACGGCCTGAGGTGCGAACCACTTGAGTCTGTTTCGTGCTGATGCTGACCACACTTGGCTTCAGTGCTTCGGCGACGTTTCGAAACGCTGTCGACAATCCGTCCGCAGCGGTCAAGTTTTGTTGCTGCAACGTCGCCGCGGCAGGCGGTGCTGGCTGGCCGTCCCGCTGAGCCGAAAATTGCCCAGTCGGTGCCCGTTCTTGCCCAATCGCTTCAACCTGCAAACTCTGCGGCAACGACATCACAACGCCCATCACCAAAACCCCAACCAACATGGCGGCCAGTGCGAACGATGTACTTTTCCAAAGACTCTGCATCAATGTTTCTCCAAGTCCAAAAACTCACGATCCGGCTGTCAAACCGGCAGAACGTTCTCATCATTCTAGGCGAGCAAACCGCAGGCCAATTCTTCCGTTCGGTCTCGCATGACAGCCATGCAGCGTGGTAACTTAATGATTGCATAAACAGGACGTTGTAGAACGCGATGATTCAGGGCAATCAACGGGTGTATGGAATCAAAAAATGATGCGAGACACTTTGACAGTGATTTTGGCGGGTGGACGCGGTTCACGGCTCGAACCACTGACGCGAGACCGAGCCAAACCCGCCGTTCCCTTCGGCGGGCTGTACCGGATCGTCGACTTTGTGCTCAGCAATTGCCTGAACAGCGGGATGCGCAACATATTGTTGCTGACGCAGTACAAAGCGGGTTCGCTGGACCGGCACATCAACTTGGCATGGCGAAATTACTTTTGCCGAGAATTGGGCGAATTCATCGATGTCGTTCCGCCTCAACAGCGTTTCGCCGACAACTGGTACACCGGCACGGCCGACGCAGTTTACCAGAACATCTACGCGATCGAACGCGAACAGCCGCGTGACGTCGTCATCTTGGGCGGCGACCATATCTACAAGATGAACTACAAACCGATGCTGGAATTCCATCGCAGGATGGACGCAGACATCACCATCGGGGCGCTGCGAGTGACACGCAGCGAAGCCAAAGAGTTTGGCGTCATTCAGGCCGATTTAGATCACCGAGTCCTCGGTTTCCAAGAAAAGCCCGAAGACCCGATCCCCACCCCCGAAGACCCCGACGTCTACATGGCGTCGATGGGCATCTATATCTTTAACGCACGTTTTCTGTACGAACAATTGTGCGACGACGCGACCATCGAAGACAGCGACCATGACTTCGGCAAGAACATCATTCCCGGGGCGATCGACGATTACAAAGTCTATGCGTTCCCGTTTTTGGACGAGAATCGCAAACGCGACGCATACTGGCGAGACGTCGGCACGATCGACGCCTACTTCGAGGCTACGATGGACCTGATCGGCGTCGACCCGCTGCTGAACCTGTACGACGAACATTGGCCCATCCGCGCGTTTCAACCGCAACTGCCGCCGCCAAAATTTGTTTTCGGCAGCGAGGGTGGCCCAGCAACTCGCCGCGGCGTCGCGCTCGATTCGCTGGTTTGCCAGGGTGCGATCATCAGCGGCGGTACGGTTGCCCGCAGCGTCTTGGGACCAGGCGTTCGGATCAACTCTTACGCTCGAGTCGAAGATTGCATTCTGTTCGATGATGTCGAAGTCGGGCGTCGCAGCCGGCTACGACGCGTGATCGTGGACAAGGGTGTCCGTATCCCGGCCGAAACCGAAATCGGATATGATCCCGAAGCCGACCGGGCTCGCGGATTCACCGTCACCGAAAGTGGACTAGTGGTCATCGCTCGTGGTGACGAACTTTCGTTCGCCCCCGAAGTGGCCCGCAGCTAGCAACTGTCAGCCTGGGAATTGTGTACCTGGCGAACGTGAACAGGGCAAACGTGAACAAGGCAGGGATTTTTCGCCAATGTCGCTCGCAGAAGCTACGCCGCTGATCGCCGGGATCGTGCTTGCGACCATTTTATTGGCCGTCGGCTTTCTGATCGGCTACCGTCGCGGCCGACGGCGAACCGCCGATGATGGACACAACCTCAGCGACGATGATCGCCAGCAACTTCTGCAGTTGATGCAGGAACTCGGCGCCTGGACCCACGACTACGCTGGGAACGTGTCCGGCAACCAAGAACAACTGGTCCGCTTGAGCGAAGCGGTCCAAAAGGACGGCGCAAGATCGCCTGCCGAAATCAAAGTCGTCGCCGTCTTGCAACAGATCATGCAGAACAACGAGCAACTAAAGTCCAAACTCGACGAAGCCGAAGAACAGCTCGAACGACAGACCCGTCAAATCGCATGCTATCTAACCGAAGCCCGCACCGACGGACTGACGGGTCTGTTCAATCGGCGAGCACTGGACAACCGATTGGACGAACTGTTCATCGGCTACCGAGCGGGCGGTCGATCATTCGTAATCGCGTTGATCGACATCGATAAATTCAAAGTCATCAATGACACGCACGGACACCAAGCCGGCGACCAAGTGCTAAAACAGCTAGCCTCGGTGCTGCGGACTCGCTTGGACGGTTCGCTGATGGTCGCACGATTCGGCGGCGAAGAATTCGCGGCCGTGATGGACGGGCCACTGCGAGTCGCGGCGGAAAAAATGAACGAGTTGCGTAAGGCTGTATCGGAGTACCCGATGCAGGCGGGTTCGAAAACGATCGACGTCACGATCAGTGTCGGGCTTAGCGAACCACGCGACGACATGATCGTCAGCCCCGTGCTGCGACGAGCCGACGAAGCATTATACGCCGCAAAAAACATCGGACGAAACCGAGTCTACTTTCACGACGGCCGAGACCCGATCCTGGTCGGAGCTCCCGAAGTAGCAAAGTAATACGACGATCAGCAATACGCATCACAGCAATTCGCAACTATAAGACTTATCACGATGGCAAGCCCCCAAACGACGCCCTACGACATCACCACCATGCCGCCGGGCATTCCCTACATCGTCGGCAACGAGGCAGCCGAACGATTCAGCTTCTATGGAATGCGCGCCATTTTGACGGTGTTCATGACCAAGTATCTGGTCGATGCGACCGGAGCGATGGACACAATGGGTGACGAGGACGCCAAGTTCTGGGGGCACACGTTCATCATGGTGGCGTACTTTACGCCAATTCTTGGCGCGTTTGCGGCGGACTGGTTGTTTGGTAAGTATAAAACGATCCTCTGGTTATCGTTGCTTTACTGTGCCGGCCACTTCGCATTAGCGATCAACGAAACGCGGATGGGACTTGCGGTCGGACTTAGTCTGATCGCACTAGGTACCGGAGCGATCAAGCCCTGTGTTTCGGCTCATGTAGGGGACCAATTCGGGACCCGAAACTCGCACTTGCTAGAAAAAGTCTTCGGTTGGTTTTACGTTGCCATCAACCTTGGCGCGTTCCTGTCGACTCTAGCGACGCCGTTCTTGCTGGACCGATTCGGATCCAAAGTCGCCTTTGGTGTGCCGGGCGTTTTGATGGCCATCGCGACGTTCGTTTTCTGGCTTGGCCGAAACAAATTCGTTCACATTCCGCCCCGCGGAATCGTGGTTTTCAAGGAAGCGTTCACCGGCGAAGGATTGAAGGTTATCCTGAAATTGACTCCGGTGTATCTGCTGGTTGCCGTTTTCTGGAGTCTGTTTGACCAAACCGCGACGAGCTGGGTTTTGCAGGCTGAAAAGATGGACCGGACGGTGTTCGGATTCGAATTGCTTTCCAGCCAAATCCAAGCTGCCAACCCGTTCATGATCTTGGTGCTGGTACCGCTGTTCAGTTACGTGGTCTATCCGGCAATTAGCAAGGTCTTCCCGCTGACATCACTGCGAAAAGTTTCAATCGGGATGTTCCTGTCGGTGTTGGCATTCGCTTTGATTGCGGTTGCCGAATCGAAAATTCAAGCAGGCGACACGACTAGCATTAGCTGGCAAGTCTTTGCGTACTTCATCATGACGGCAGCCGAAGTGATGGTCTCGATCACGTGCCTGGAGTTCAGCTACACGCAGGCTCCCAACAGCATGAAAAGCATCATCATGAGCCTGTACTTGCTGTCGGTTTCACTCGGCAACTTCATTGCCGCAGGCGTCAACGCAGTGATCCTGAACGCGGACGGTTCATCGAAGCTGCCTGGGGCAATGTACTACTGGTTCTTTGCCGGACTGATGTTCGCCGCCGCAGTTGCCTTCATCTTTGTCGCATATTTCTATCGCGAAAAGACATTTATCCAAGACAACGAGGCATCTCAGCGTTCGATCGCCGAGGGCAGCGAAGGCTAATCGCACCGAAGCGACTAAAATTGCCAAGCGGCTCGGATACCGACGCCATCGCTAAGGTCGATACGCACGTCGTCTCGTTCGTACTCGATACGACGACCGAACGTGTAGACGGTTTCGATGTTGAAGCCGCGGTTGCCGGCGCCGATCACTTCGTAGCCGCCAATCAACTCGTAGGCTCGGACCGTTAATTCGTCCGACTCGCCACTGGATCGCTTCACGGCCCATGTGTTGCCGCCGATGCTGGCACCGACGAAAGCCCAACCTTCTGCATGGCCGCCGTTTTTCCACAAACGACGGGCAAGCCGCGGACGTGGCATGGTCGCGTCGATTTTCCACCATGGGGTTGGCAAATAAACAAATCCAACAGCAGGCAACAAGCCAATGTCATTACGGGCAAAGTAAACGACACCAGCGGACAACGTTAGATTCGGACGCGGCTTCCAGTTCATCAGCGCCAATCCAAACAAACGAAACCCATTGTCGGATGTGTCGAAGTCACTTCGCACCGACGGGGTGACAACAACGGTGGTCGAGAAAACTTCGGACCATTTTTTTTGGTTCAATATCGATATACCGGTGTCGTAGACTGAACCCGGAACGTCAATGCCGGTCGGGCCGTCCAAGTGATCGACACGAAAGTAAGGACGAAATCCGACGATATTATCCATCGATCCACCGGTGATCACGCCGATCGGAAACCCAAAATTGATCCTCGCCTCTTCGAAGGTTTGGTTCATTCGCCCCGAGACGTCATCGTTGCCGGTGTCCCAAAGATGCCCGCCAAGTACTTCGGTGCCTTGATAGAAGCTTTTCCTGAACCGCTCAATCGGTACCTCGCCCGCGGCCTGGCTCACCATCATCGACGCCACCGAATCGGCAGGCATGTAGACGGTCGGCGGATAGATTCCGTCCATCGTTGGATCGATGACTGGACCACTCAGAATCAGATCGCTGATCGAGCGATCGCCCAAGGCCGGATCGTGCACGACACGGTCGCGAAAAGCATGCTGGCCAAACAGCGGGTCTTGGGATGTATTGCTCCGCAGTAGATCCGAACCTGAAATCGTTTGAGCATTTGAAACTGGCGTGTCCCATCCGGCGACGGCACAAACCGCCGCCAGCGAACTGGCAAGGCAAAATTGCGACAACCGCATAGCAAACTCCGAAGAACAGTGGGACAGGTTGACTGCTACCAAAATGACGACGGGCGAATCAACTGAAATCCTTCATGCGGACTGCTCCGACCGCTCGTGGCCTGTAAAAACGTCACACTCAGTGAAAAAAATTGGTCTAAATCTGCAATAAATTGAATTTCACGAAGAATTTTTCGCAAATCCGCACTTTGAGTGCGGCAAACCGTAAAAGAGTGCGATACTTTGCTAGTACGGAAATCGCTCCGGCAATTTTTCGTAATGAGAGCTTTGCCCGTGCCCCGGCAAAGCTCTTGGTAGTGCGCGGCAGGTTCGAAACTGCCCCTTTCGGCCTGCCGCCGCACTACACTATTAACAAGAGGCTAGTGGATGGCATGCCGTTGAGTGGATCTTCGCTCCGATTGAATGATCGGCTACCCACAGTCGACAACCAATTTCTACAACCCACGATCCAGATTGGGGACACGAGTGAACACCGGGGGCAACGGGATGCAGCCAGACGGATTTGATCAGGTCGAATCCTTCATGGCCGAATGCCGTTCGATTGTGTCCGAAGTCCACGCCGCAATCTTGGCAGACACTCCCACCGACATTGCGATCAATTCGAGGCCTGATTGTGTCTTCATCAAAGCCACCGATGGGACGATACTGGACTGCAACGATTCGTACCGCAAACTGTTCTCTCACCATGTCAGCCCAACGGGCCGACTTGGATCAGCGTACCTGGACGAATCGCTGATCGCAGCATCGCAACTCTCCGATCAGCTGATCATCTCGGGCGCTGACGACGTTGTGTTCACCCATCCTTGCCGGGACTCACACGGTCGCTCCATCACGTTACGAA
The DNA window shown above is from Rubripirellula reticaptiva and carries:
- a CDS encoding Do family serine endopeptidase, translating into MQSLWKSTSFALAAMLVGVLVMGVVMSLPQSLQVEAIGQERAPTGQFSAQRDGQPAPPAAATLQQQNLTAADGLSTAFRNVAEALKPSVVSISTKQTQVVRTSGRRVPRGFEDFFGGQAQPQIQERESSGMGSGVIVRADGYILTNNHVIEGADELSVEFSDGRIEVGSVVGTDPQTDLAVVKVNLTGLRPAMLGSSDEIRVGDWVLAIGSPFGLDQTVTAGIISGKNRVQRIIADGDGFEDFLQTDAAINPGNSGGPLVNLRGELVGINTAILSRSGGSAGIGFAIPVSLAQPVLEQIIETGEVHRGFLGAQVVDVTPDSVNSYDLKVRSGGLIGTVLENQPAAKAGLQPGDVVVKLDGRKVTGGTQLRNYVASRVPGTTVSMEVDRNGEAVTVQVQLGERTDAAMAMFSGFYEQIGAELVPVTPESAQQYGYQGLRSGLIVSSVRDAGIAAQAELEVGDVIESAAGAELTSVDQLATIFARAERSRQILRLIVRRGNQRMMLPIGFGE
- the glgC gene encoding glucose-1-phosphate adenylyltransferase, which codes for MMRDTLTVILAGGRGSRLEPLTRDRAKPAVPFGGLYRIVDFVLSNCLNSGMRNILLLTQYKAGSLDRHINLAWRNYFCRELGEFIDVVPPQQRFADNWYTGTADAVYQNIYAIEREQPRDVVILGGDHIYKMNYKPMLEFHRRMDADITIGALRVTRSEAKEFGVIQADLDHRVLGFQEKPEDPIPTPEDPDVYMASMGIYIFNARFLYEQLCDDATIEDSDHDFGKNIIPGAIDDYKVYAFPFLDENRKRDAYWRDVGTIDAYFEATMDLIGVDPLLNLYDEHWPIRAFQPQLPPPKFVFGSEGGPATRRGVALDSLVCQGAIISGGTVARSVLGPGVRINSYARVEDCILFDDVEVGRRSRLRRVIVDKGVRIPAETEIGYDPEADRARGFTVTESGLVVIARGDELSFAPEVARS
- a CDS encoding oxidoreductase, with protein sequence MSAYPRVASFKSHQQFTDHLKELGADFPSDAEVESGADSPLGQSLDVDGVTVGNRFCILPMEGWDGTTDGKPTDLTRRRWRNFGISGAKWMWGGEAVSVRHDGRANPNQLLMTESNLSSIEGLRHELENAHQERFGRTDDLYVGLQLTHSGRWAKPNEKTKSEPRTVQRNPALDPRGNVTDDSAIMSDDDLRRLIDDFIAAAVRAERAGFKFVDVKHCHGYLGHELLSGVDRDGDFGGSFENRTRFVREIVAGINAEAPSLKIGVRLSIYDFMPHHPGEDRIGEPVPGADPRLVWGADPSGMGIDLDEPSKFLTLLESIGVKMVCTTAGSPYSTPHIQRPAYFPPSDGYLPPEDPLVGVARQLRATADLKRSHPGMTFVGSGYTYLQDWLPGVAQAVVRAGWVDSIGLGRMVLSYPELPADVIAGVKQQRKKVCRTFSECTTAPRNGMISGCFPLDPFYKAMPEREMVKAIK
- a CDS encoding helix-turn-helix transcriptional regulator; the encoded protein is MVSVPDNLNDHAVTERMPPWGVLIIESHHSPGFSMDWRTHSFVKIVYVLRGSGTFHLGNHDQKFETGDIVVVAPGIRNRIVDTPGAASSLYVACVADSHFRFDPTIVDRIGTRVIHGDGAFASRVASVMRRLVHAQETASRDRPIAMVTEAIKLIQLTLNHPNSGRRQQRTPGALLGDVQGYINALPTHFFDETTIDEVASSLNMSRRSFTEAFHKLTGETWLTYVRRLAIDHARRRLTESDLPIVSIAFECGFNDLSTFYRQFKNQCGISPAKYRAQH
- the mutL gene encoding DNA mismatch repair endonuclease MutL; this translates as MNTTTRELPTIRQLPPNLINQIAAGEVIERPASVVKELVENSIDAGSHRIEVTIAGGGTELIRISDDGCGMTAEQLPLAIASHATSKLPDDDSLFSVRTLGFRGEALASIGSVSHMTIRSRTEGDNCGSEVQVRGGVIEAPAPCGCPVGTVIEIKNLFFNTPVRHRFLKTAGTERGHIVEAFTRLALANPQVHFVLINNDKIVYDLPVSTRWSDRIGAFFGDEVASVLIPIRDDSDNVRISGYVCDPSVSRGNNRMQYLFLNGRHIRDRSLQHALGEAYRGLLMVGRFPVCFLRMDMPPEMIDVNVHPTKLEVRFTDGGKVYARLLQTLRHQFLRTDMTHRVGPGSSQETDDLPAAVPVPPGSPEQSAQLQRQSVIDWARTGVQKPIATTQTMPSIGTPAFQPYPGGASSSPVSDVAPWEVESKDSGGLATNGLATNGAETGDGISPSVCYLGFQVHNRYLVTQDESGMVVIDQHALHERVLYERVCEKVLGEGKSLESQRLLVPEPVSLTPAERTAALDAKETLGKIGLEIDDFGGETIVIQSYPAMLKHGSPADMLRTVLDALVSAGKQPDPKDLLNRLLSTIACKAAVKAGDPLAPEEIVSLLEQKDLYHDTHHCPHGRPTALFFSRDELDRMFGRLGPRGRG
- a CDS encoding dihydrodipicolinate synthase family protein codes for the protein MNPISLLKPRRKITGISAILLPFTSAGDVDWAGFDLHVERTLNAGLAPAVNMDTGYANLIDESTREEVLRRTQSICSGKRYVGGVFVPSQEGAAFDLAAYQTGIQQVVDFGGTPILFQSYGLVELAEPDLVEAYRTMGSGCDEFLFFELGTMFAPFGRIYSIEVYEQLMQIPAATGAKHSSLRRAEEWQRLELRDRVRPDFKVYTGNDLAVDMVMYGSDYLLGLSTFAPDAFALRDSYWENGDDRFYELNDLLQYLGTFAFRNPTSAYKHSAAMFLHLRGQIATNLTHPKSPTRPDSDLEILKEIAQDLGRMTGRFTGVSS